aaaaaaaaaatgtccaatcTACATACACCCAGCCTTCTGGATAGAGGATAGCGTGTTCATGCTTTTAACCCAAAACGTTTTTTGGGTCCCCAATCTTCCACTCTGACTCAAAGTCTACTGCCTTTTCTACAACGTGGATTTCAGCACAGATTACAAACAGTGGtaactttttctctctttttagaaacttaaaaaaattcttgtaaGCTTTGGAGAATCAACTTGAATCCAGCTCTTGCCGGTTAAATGGACTCTAGATAAAGTACTCCTGTCAACAAGCAGCCAAATTTTCCTGCCTCCTGCCTATTTATATGGGTGGtgtctctccccttttccctggCCTTGGGACTCCCTCCCCAATTACCAGAACTGTGGGTctaaaagtttcaaatgtacacctggGTGAAAAATTTCCCCCAAACTCTTAACTTTACCTTCTCTTCCTAGTCTATCTGTCCTAGAAGATTTAAATATCAATTACAGACTGCTCTAGTGCCAGCTCTAGGTACACCCCCTTAAAATCTGCATCCCAGACAGCTTCAAAGCAGCTAGCCCAAGGTGGTCTAGTCTCACAGACTGCCTGTACTTTCTTTGTCCCAGATGGTCCTTCAGGGCCTGGTCAAGAAGTGAAACAATCCTCTCTTCCTGGCCTTGGTCAGCATTCCAATTTCTTtgccccactcccatccccaacCCACCAATGAGCACCAATGTCAACAGgaagtagaaatagaaaatattgccTCATTAGCTCCTTATTATCAACCAAAAGGCTGGGATGTTAGGTTTCAGCCCTCTGACTGAGATGCCTATTTAACATTTTCAAGTGGATCTGGCCACCATGTTTTCCCTGAATCCCTCAGTCCCTAACTGTTACTGGGCTGGTATaccaccccaccacccaccactatcaccccacccaccaccccctctgccccatcccccccccccaactctcaAGCCTAGGGGGCTGGGCCATTCTTCCCTAAATAATTCAACCCTTTTGGTTACCTTCTCTCTTTATACCTTTGGGCCTCCTGGCTACTGTACCTGgacccttcttccctctcccttgctctccctctctcctatACTCAGCTCAGTGTGGTCTtgaccactctggactctcccagatgcctTGGCCTCTGACTACACTctcttttatctacaataaaattTCTCCTACAACTTACCTAGGACCTGCCAGTCacgttgcttttgtttttatttctgtttttcattcatCTGAATCCAAAACCTGGGACCAGTCATGTCCTTCCCTTCTTAGttcttcttttcattcagttGGTTTTTGCAATCTTTTCTGTCCTGCTCTGATCCTTATTTCTCCACTTCCTCTCGGACTGActatgcttttctgtcttctgagtgtgtggcgggggctgggaggagggatTGGGTATGTTGTTGGTTTGAGGCCTTTTGAAACAGTATGGCTCTTTACCAAGTccaccttttcttctgtttttaatacAGGCATTTAAAGCTATACAGCCCATCAAGCCAACCTTAGACGCAGCCCATGCATTTGGATATTATGTGATTCATCGTCATTTGGTTTGCAGCTTCCTTGTTGATCCTTCTTTGACCCTGTAGAAATAGACAATAAAAACCCAAAGTGAAAGCAAACATGGAATATTTACTCAGAGGTTGCTATAGCAAGGAAGTCAGTTAGCCTGTGTTTAGCAGAGACTCAAAGGTAAGTAGGGGAGTGGGGATGATTTGTAATGGAAAGTGGGTAGGCTCTGGGTGTTGGCCAGAATAGATGAGATGGATTTCATGAGCTTCATTTCAAAAACACAGTTGACATTCCCACTGAGGCATAAAAACAAGGAAGGTAAATTAATCAACTCATTAACACACAAAGTAAGGGTTTAGTCATGGCACCTCCATACACATTGATAAGTCATTCTCTGCTGGGAAAATGAGCCAATTCAGGCCAGATCAGAATATAACCAAAGCAGGTTTATTAGGCAGCTGCCCTTGAATGGGTTCACTGATTCCAAGGAATGAGGTCCAGGGGAGTCCCCATGCaaaaggagacagaggggagagggaacagaaagagagtCCACatgcaggaagaaagaaaatgcagagagatagggagagagagagactaaaatgTCTGCATTATATAGGGAAGAgcttctgggggaggggaatcCCAGCCCCTCagctggaaagttcagggcagAGGACAGGTATGCAAGCCATgtcctgtaacaggtagggactaagggatgctgggagaacctggaggccaagtCCACTTTGGTAAGTTAAATATGCACTTCAGCCTCTTGTCCTGGGACTGAATCCCAACACATATGTCATTAAACTTTGTTATGAATTACTTCTCTCCCCCATTGCCATCCCCCATGACCACTTCCCCACAGCCAGTCCCCCCCATTCTCCAGTTAGTTCCAATTTCTGCTTTTTATTGTGTGTATTCCACTGCCATCTCTATTTTCCACTAGCCATAAGATCTCTTCCCCTTTCATGATCTCCTTTCTGGCTTCGTGACCTATAAATGCATCCTCAcatataagtgagtacacacacacacacacacacacacacacacacacacatcattttaaATCTAGGCTTCACATATGAGAGAATCACAAAGTCTAATACCAATGTTGTCTTATATGCACTTTACATTTGAAGCAAGCCTTCCCAGAATGCCTCAGGAAAGGGCTTGAGATGACTCCCCAGCACCTCTCCCTTGCACGTAAGCCAGATGGGACACATGGACCACATGTCACTTTACTCCAGCAAGCTTTCCTCTGGTGTTTTTGGATCATGTCCAGACTCAGCAAGGTAACCTAATTCTTGTCTTTACTTTTGTCAGATTGCAACAGGCAACATGCCatctaattcattttttaaatttttgtatttatcattgttgttattattgtagtttgtggggggcagggaggaaaCAGATAGTTGTACCatagtacatgtatgtatgaatgtcagagaacaattttgtggagttgattttctcttgctttctttacATGGGTCCAGAGATTTGATTTTAGGTCTCCAGGCCTGTGTGGCACATGctttttactcactgaaccatctcaccagccagctAACTGATCTTACAAAGTCCCTCTGACACTCAGTCAGACCCTGAGGAGAAAATCTGGTGTACCACACCTGTCCCCTTAGATGACACCTCCTAGCTTCTCCTTCTAAGTGTTTGATTACAAAAACTCAAACCCAACCCTTTTACACCCTCCaggaagagagcacagaacagcTATGTTTTTCTCCACCACCTGGTCTGGAATTCCAGGGTGATCACCTTGAAAGGAAGAGACTATAACATGTCTCAGGtcaaatgaagaagaaaggaggttCAGTTACACTTACCACAAAACCTTCAGTCTCAAGGAGATTTATCAGTGAACCTTAAGTCATGAAGGAAATGCACTTCATCccaaaggaaaaggggaaaagtcCAATGAATTAtcagttttgaaaaaataaaaaataaagtaggtaGGTCTAGCTCAATATCTCCACAGTGATACCTggaagacagggtgtctctgggGTGTCAAGACTTTGATCTCACTGTACCCACTCACCCAACTCAGCCTATCACATTATTTACACCCCTCCTTCTAGTCTGTATGTGTCAGAAGATTCTGACTATGTGAATGTAACTGAACCCCAGATCCCTCTCCTCACTTCAGTTCCTCCCATTCCTCTCCATGCCTGTCAGGTAGTAGTGATACTCCTCTCCTGGTCACTCAGGGGTTGTCCCCACaatccagtctctgcctccccatggCCAGTTCAGAAACTTCATACTCCATGTTTACTCCAAAGCAAATGCTTCTATCTCCGTCACTACCTCCTGAACCCCGACTACCATCATGACCTCCTCTGGGATGATTACAGAGAGCTTCCTAGAGGTGATAGCTCTAACTTGGCCTCTCCACAGTCATGTTTAAAGTGCTCCTCTATTGAGGAGATCTGCCAGGCCATTCTTCTACCCAgtctcctttctgcctcccttgaGGAAAAAATCGAACTCATATGTTACACCTTCTTTGAAGTGATTCTGGTTTCCTCTCTGCCTGACTTCATTCTCTGACTTCCTCTACTTTCCTAAGTCGGCATCAGATTTCTGCCATTCCTGCAACTGGCCATACCTGTCCTCACATTAGTGCGCTGTATTCCTAACCACAGATTCCCTTTTGACCTCGTCTGGATCCTGCTCTTTCCTCGGTCTTCTACTTCACTCCTTCATCTTGTCACCACCTCTTGGGCATGTTGCACTTTCCCATGGCAAATGTTTACTGTGACTTTAACCACATGTCTCATGTTTATAGATCATTCTTTAGTTCAGTGAGAATGGTGTTGAAACGCTAAATGCGGAAAAAAATTGGGAAATGGTGATGTCTAAGTCTCATCttgttattaaaaacattttttattgatGCAAATGAATCAGAAACAGGTAATCTCTTTACACAGAGAGGCAGATGGTATGTTATTGCTGGCTATTATCAAGAATAATAAATCAATGAACATAGAAAACAGGGCATGGGCAAAACCAATTCATGCATGGTAGTGATCTCTAAAGAAAAGCAGTGAACTTCCTGCATGGGATACACATCTGTGGATCTTAGGGAAGAGCTGGCTGGGGGTCTGGTGGAAGGACAACCTACTCCATTGCCGATTCAGACACACAAGCCCTGAAATCCACTTACTGTTTGGCTAGGCAACATTTACTGTTTCCATCTTTCTCAAAAGATGTTTAGCATCTTCAACCACTATGTTAAGGAATTGTGTGCGCCCATAGTAGACTTTCAAAGCCTGGATGACAGAAGATGCAGGGCCTCCTTTCAAGGCACAAAAAGCTTCGACAGCACTCCTAGCTTGTGCTATTATGCTGTCATCCTTTACAATGGACCAGAAATCCAAGCACTTGAGTTGGCCCTTGATGTCTTCCAAGGGTGTGTCCAGCTTTTCAGTAATCTCTTCAATCAATTTATCATCCAAGCCAAAATAGCTTCTGTACTCCTTCAAGCACTTTTCTTGTTGAGGCAAATCAAAGCCACTAATAAAGGTCATCCAGGGGATGAAGCTCACAGCTGCTGACTTCAAGGCCTCCAGGAAGATCTTCTcctgaagaaaatgtttctttatctCAATGGAAGCATCAGAGATATTGGGCAAGAGCATGGCAAACATGTGGCGCTTGTGCCCAGGGAGCTCCTTCAGCAGAGTCTCCTCCAGCTTTGGGAAATCAAAAGCATCCAGATCAAAGTTGGAGATCAGGAAGATGTGTGGTTCAGTCACTCCAATATTGTTGAGATTAGCCAGACAGTAGTCTCGAATACGCTGAAGGACTTTCTCCTTCTTGAAGGTTGTGGGTTTGGTTTTCTCTTCACTATATAAGTCACTGTCCACCTTGGttctaacaaagtaaaacttCTTCCCAGCATCCTTGATTTTCTGGGCCAGGAGAGCATCATTGAGGCTGAAGCGGGAAGATGAAATGATGATGAAGAAGTCATAGTTAGCAAATCCCACTTTGTCTAGATAAGTGTCTGGGTGGAAATTGGGAGTCCCGGTCCCAGGCAGGTCCCAGAAGATCACTTTGGGATATTTTGGGTGTTGATAGGGGGTTTTACACATAGTGGTCTCCACAGTCCCGACATCAGCAGATTCCTCAGCCTCATGACTCAGCCCTCGTAGGGCATTTATGAAACTGGACTTGCCAGTCCCAGACTCCCCGATCACAGCCACCTCCAGGACAGCATTCTCTGCAGCACTAATTGCTTCCTGAATATAGCTCGTGACATCAGAGAGTTTTCCCTCCTGGAGGGCTTTGTGAATAGCAGAGAGAGTTTCTGGAGAGAGCATGCCTCCTGCCTTACTGATTAAGACAGAGTACTGAGGCAGAAACTCCTTAGCTAATTGGTGGAAATTGTTTTCTGAAGCACCCTTCAGGAAGGCTGAGATGAACTGATCCATGGAGGTTACCAGGGAAGATCTGTGAGAGGGAAAAAGATCAAAGAGGTAAGAAGAGAGGATTTGTAAAAGAGAAACCCACCCTCCAGACACAGTAGCCATTGTGGGCCACTCCTGTCCTCACAAGGTGGTTCATGGCGCTGCATCTCATTTATATTCTGGAAGAAGACACACTTCTCTTTCTCATTGGTGTCTGTGTCTCAGATTCAGGAGACAGTAGCCACTTTTTCACTGTCAGAATATTGATCCCAAAGATATCCACATCAACCCCCCAGAATCTGTGAATTATCATTTACACAGCAGAAGTGAGTTGGGTGCCGAGGTTAACAGTTTTTGAGGTTAAAGTAATGAATATTTTGCACTATTCAGATAAACTCAAGTACAAAATTAATTTTGACTAATTTTAGATTTCtggctttggggctggagagatggctcagcggttaagagcactgactgttcttccagaggtcctgagttcaattcccagcaaccacatggtggctcataaccatctgtaatagaatctgatgccctcttctggtgtgtctgaaaatagtaacagtgtactcatatgaatataataaataaataaatattttttaaaaagatttctggCTTCGagaactaaaagaaaatgaatttctgtTGTTTCATTTCCCTCATAATAACTGCCCGTATTCATGGGGTTATAACAACAGGTGATATGTCCACACCAGTGTATAATGGGCAGTGGTAAAATTGGCATACTCAATACCTCACATACACTAATACATTAGCGTTCCTAAGAGAAGACAAAGGGTTTATCTAATGGAGAAcaactctttctttccttatgcAGATCCTTCAAAAACAATGTTCAGGATAAGGAAGAACTACTCTTAgctctcaaacaaaacaagataaaacaaacatattaattttattatgtccTATAACTCTGTCtagtcagaaggcagaggcaggaaggcagcAAGTTTAAGGCCTGCCTGGCATACAGAAGGGGTTCATGAGCAACTTGAGCAAATTGGGAAGACTACTgcaaaatttaaaacatacaaatcAAACCATCCTTAGGCTGCTGACAGGGGCCCACCTGGTGCAGAAAGTCACCCTTGTGATTGCCCAGGACAAAGGAAGGCCTTGATTCCAGGCCAggtctctctcctgcctctctgtgtctgtgccaGGGCCACCACCACCAATGCAGATCTAAATAAGGTAAGAACACTGGCTTTCACACATGAACTCTGCCTATGACTTTATGAACAAGGAGTAGACTCAGAGGCTGCTGAAGCAGGAGAAGCTGGTCTTCTGAGATGCACCAAGCTCTGCAAGAAAAGCTGAAGGCTTCATTGCAGTCTAGAGTGTGCAGTGATATTACTGCATGCAACCGTGTGGAAGGTGTTTCTTCTCAGAGGAATATAAATCTGTGGTCGTGTAAGTTAGTGTCACGTGGGTGGCAGAGAGAAGTAAGAAATGTATCTCCTATGGGTCCTACTACTGTTTTCCTAATGACCCCATGCTTTATTACTGTGTGTTTTGTGTTCCTCCTTCATAGTGATAGCCAGATGTACACCTCTGCTCTACCTGAAGTTACTAGAACCTTCTAGGGATGTTAACATTTCCATCATAAAACTGAGGATTAAATGTTCTCTGCAGCTGTAAACTCCACTGCATTGGGCTGGAAAGCTGACAGGATGCCAGGAACCACTTGTGAATTTTGTCCTTTCCCTTTGATCTCTATAGTCTTACTTTTCAAGTTAAGAGCACAGAAAACATTTCTTCCCCTCTGCTCTTTAGCAGAAAAATACTTAcaaagatcaaaacaaaacaccttaaaTAGTTTACTAGTGTAAACCAGAACATCCTTAAATTAAGAATGAAAACTTCTAGaaacttctattttaaaagcAATGTCAGTGTTGAGCTTAATGTTACTTGTAGTTT
The nucleotide sequence above comes from Arvicanthis niloticus isolate mArvNil1 chromosome 6, mArvNil1.pat.X, whole genome shotgun sequence. Encoded proteins:
- the LOC117711020 gene encoding interferon-gamma-inducible GTPase 10-like encodes the protein MDQFISAFLKGASENNFHQLAKEFLPQYSVLISKAGGMLSPETLSAIHKALQEGKLSDVTSYIQEAISAAENAVLEVAVIGESGTGKSSFINALRGLSHEAEESADVGTVETTMCKTPYQHPKYPKVIFWDLPGTGTPNFHPDTYLDKVGFANYDFFIIISSSRFSLNDALLAQKIKDAGKKFYFVRTKVDSDLYSEEKTKPTTFKKEKVLQRIRDYCLANLNNIGVTEPHIFLISNFDLDAFDFPKLEETLLKELPGHKRHMFAMLLPNISDASIEIKKHFLQEKIFLEALKSAAVSFIPWMTFISGFDLPQQEKCLKEYRSYFGLDDKLIEEITEKLDTPLEDIKGQLKCLDFWSIVKDDSIIAQARSAVEAFCALKGGPASSVIQALKVYYGRTQFLNIVVEDAKHLLRKMETVNVA